The window cagggattaggtattgaaatgggctgcccagggaggtgctggagtcaccgtccctggaggtgtttaagcaaagactggccatggcactgagtgccgtggtctgcttgacgtgctggggatgggacGTAGGCTGGACGCCGGTTGATCTCACAAGTCTCTGCCAAGCTcagggactctgggcttctgtgccagcccagcctttggggacagcgtgctggtggctccgaggctccgtccttgccttgccttgtccatctcctggctgccaggcaagggccttgtgacatcacagcctctgtggaacagcgcggtggctgaaaactgtcagtgctgcgtccccgtgcccagagcctgggcagaagtcggctggcagggacgggcagagactgtgcagaggtgtcagctcgtcccgcagcagcacgatgcccagccagggcatctcctggctcctcaggctctcggtgctcctgctcttgcctggcccactcgagccttgcagccgtgccacaggtgccattgctgagaaccggggttttccttggatggccccttgccagaaaaggcaggagaggctggagagaggggaaggaggggggtcaggccgctgggacggtgccggcgggccgtgagcccgaagccagcaaggccttgggcccacacggtgtcaggggaggactgagagcccccagggaggaggaaagctgggcaggccccaaggctgctgggcctcttccttgccagccctttggccaaggccccgaggcagaggtggggctcagcccctgcacagcaatggggcacaggctgagccccagggacaccagagccaggcggcctgagctcttcttcctgcagcgtctgcctggggcagcccagccaggcctgagtctctgcaggagaggccaagcccagccagagagggctcagcccgctgaggctgcactcactgcaaagggaacaaaaccttggcccagaggacatcctgcccccaaatggagaactggaaaggtcaagaataaaaaagtcaccccCCTCCATTCAACAAGAAATGTTcagacctctttcctaaaagcatccaggactcgggtcacccaattttctctctgacaagggTTTTTCCATGGTTCCCCTGAATTCCAAggttcaggggggtcccagcacactttgGGATTTGTTGGATGCTGTGTTGGTGTGCAGatgtccccccaaagctccctcAGAACAGGGTGAAACAAGGGGGGGGCACAAaggggtccccattcctgatccattctggagcaaccacactgggggcaactgggatcagagggggagcagctgggcccctgctgggctcatactgggaccatactgggagtgactacAATACTACTGGGAGTATGGGAGAGgcactgcaaccatactgggatgactgggatcaaactggatttgTACTGCAACTGTCTGCAAGTTCCTGGGCCCATACTGGGACACATACTGGACACATACTgagatcatcctgggagcaactgggaccatgcaggggcaaatggcctcctccaggcagtgactgaaagtgcctggggccatactggactcagactgggagtccctgagagggaaaggaaccatcctgggggggactgggagcaactgggaccaccttgggggcaactcGTATCCtcttgggagtgactggaagtgactgggcCAGCAGCCGCTGCTGGCGGGGCCTGGCAGGCcttggctggggggagccgggcggcCTCTGCGCGTCCCgcgctggggaggggacaggagaggcagcacagtcagggcagggctgccttgAGTCAATCCTCTGCTGCTTTACAATCTCCTCCAAATTCTTTGGATTTCTTTGGGGGAACTTTGTTcaactcagctctgtgctgctcagtgagAGCACTTTCCTTGACCGGGCAGGAATTCTCACCCTCCCCATTGCTCTCAGCCTGAACCCTGGACAGCTCTGAGGTCCCAaagggctccctgtgccccagtgcagactcaggagagctgctctgcccacaagtgacctgctgctcagcacacaggttCCCTGTGCTATTTGCACCTCTCTGTTGGTGGATGATCCACTTCAAAgatgcctggaaaaaaagtgggtttttgTGAAGACTCCATTTGCAAAATCAATTCCTCCCaactcttccctctttccctgtgtAGCTGAGCAGAGGGCGATGCAGAGGAgtgctcaggctctgctgcctggagctgtccctgccagcagctgcttccctgtgcccagggctgggccctggcagtgcgtccagagcccatcccagccctgggtgctcagctctgccctgcagagccctcccagcacagggcactcTGGTGCCAGGGGcacctctggctgggcaggctctgatggcaacagcagagcaaccctgaggaggctggaaaagcaccactgctgctgcctgtgaggcCCAGGGGGCTGATTTCTGACACTCCCTGCACCATTGCCCTCAGAGAAGAACAGCTTTGGATTTTCCATGCTTCCTCCTGAATGGAGACATGAATTGATCTTTCCCAttgcccatccctgggaaccCGAAGCAGAACACTGGAAGTACAGGATCCTTCCCTTTCaggatgcccctgccttgctgcatttcctgaaaattCCTCTTAGAAACCCCAGCAGTCATTTGGAGCTGTGATCATTCCTGACATGTGCTGCACCGTCTCGACAGCAgaagggccctgccctgccttcccctgtCAATTggggtttgctccttgcccacagcccttctccccagccctggagcagctccctgggccggctgagagctgtccctggcaggcagcagagttcctgcccagcagtgccctgggctgccggaccctgctctgccccacagccctgggcacccctggttgcacccccggcttcacagctctgccaaagtgccccccaacagccccctcctcacccatcccatcagctggggctgggccagctttaggagatgcctccaggagctgcccctgcactgccctgcagccccagactgcccgtgtgcagccctgccaagattcctcctgcagggagctctcagtcaccctcccaaccctgagccccttgaagctctgtgtgtgccctgctggtgtccctgagctgccctggcagtgccctcagccctgctgggctgtgcagaggagctgctcctgggcagagctgtctctctgcagcgctgcccgcttgccaggagctccctgtgtgccaggagcccggcccagctcagcagcacagacacagccccaggcactgAATGACCCTCGGGGGTTGGGGATGAGTCCCTGAACATCAGACAAAGAGCAAGTTAAAGAAACCTCTGAAGAATTCCAAGTCAGATCCAAGTCCACAGTTTCTCCTGGcgttaatgggtcccactgagggccaGCACTCAGAAATTGTCCCCTGCTTCCAGTTAGAGCCGAAAACTGGAGGCAGTGATAACAGGTGGGGACAAGCAAAGTCCCGGGGTCTGTGATGCTGAATAaatctggctttgttttgttcttgcaaagggccaaggcctgacccccagccctgggaagggagaTCCTGtgcctgcctcattcctcagggctcttgctggggctctgggatgtggggatgtgCAATGGCAAGGGCAGGAGCATGGGGCAGCACCTGTGTCTCAGTTggatgagactgaagtgttttgctaagggggatgagttatgaggaaaaccaaactcctccctctaagcaactATAAATCGGAAATTAAGAGATTCCagttgaggaagtatggagaaaggaaaataacagctctttattaaaggatatctgtgtattggcagaacaacaaaaaggggaaaaagtggaaaaggtTAAGAAGGGGCTCTTCCCACAAAACTCCCGCTgtctgtggctggctgtggccGGGAATTCCCCCTTTTGGCCGATGAACACACGCCACTGCCAACACGGGAAcggaggagggaaagggcgacctcctccccaaaaggtTCCTCTGTAGGGGGGTCAAACCTCTCCCATGAAGTCCGAGCAGgtccgggctgggggcagaacagggcgcagGAAACAAAGGCAAACGGGAACCAACAAACAGCCAGATGAGCAGGCCGAGAACAAAAGGACCTTGGAGCCTCTCCAACACACCCCTTGGCCCTTAAGGTCAAAGTGAAGGGCCTTGCCCTTTGCccaggagaaagcaaaaaactccACCCCCCCAGAGCCTTCTGAGGGCTCCCAACCTGCAATGTGGGCTGGGCCAGTTCTTTTGTGGGTGTGAGTCACCCAAGGCAAAGCCCCCTCCCCCACtgaacatctttcttttccagtggggcagggcaaagaaaaattcctgcttggttttttagaaGAAGTAAAGCTATGACAGGGatcccctcccccctgccctcacTGCCCCCCAAAaacagggactggggagaactgggaagctttactgggaacactgggaacagcCGTCTGAGGTCAGAATAAAAGCAGGTcttggggggacacacgaccccccaaaCTCATCGtggggatggactggggggtcccggctgggcccgaggccacggggaggggctgcggccgccgtcggctcaggagctctgtggagagagaaaagagggtgAGAGCGGGGTGGGGGTAAGGGGGGGAagagaggctgtgggagagcaAGGGGGGGGACACGACCCCCATTTGGGGACccccctttaccttctcccacaggtagaagccgagccccagcgccaggaagaccaagcccaAGACGAAGCCCCCGACGCCCACCAGGATCTTGCTGCGGACGGTGTCCGgtggcatctctggggggagccgggggggtcagcacccccaaaacctcctcccacccaccccccggcaccccacagagcccggcccgctctcccccagcccacccgggggtccctccaacctcctgccagtcccttcccagcccctgcagggatCCCATCCAGCCCCTCCCAGACCCTTTAGGACCCTCCAACCCCCTCCCATcaccccctgcacccaccaaactccctcccagttgcccccagttgccccctttcccccccggcccccctgccAGTTGCccccggtgctggggggggcCGGGCCATACCCCAGTGCCGgctgagggggtgctccaggctgacgtgctccacctggcagctgtaggtgaccccgcgccggggggggatttccagcatcACCAGCACCTGGCAGCTCCAGTCCCCGTTGGGGACCACGTCGGTGGCCACCACGTGctccggcagctcctgcccatcctggaaccacctcacctgcaccggtgcagggtagaaatccatcacggagcagagcaggcggccggggccgggctgggagctcgaCAACACCAGCGAGATGGAcacgctggggggcactggcagggacgggggagacactgggctcagctggggggcactgggagggaggggagagagctTAAAAGACGTTAGTAGGGattgggatggcactgggagggactgggatggcagtgggagggactgggaatagaCTGGTTTAGAAGGGGATGTGCtgggggggggcactggggagagaTTTGAGAGATGTGGGTGTGAAGTGAGAACGACTGGGAATGGATCGAGAGGGTCTGAGAGTGGAATGAGAGGGACTGAGAGTTAAgtgagagggactgggaatgaTTGGTCTGGACTGGGAAGGAAGCGATCGGGACTGGGAGGCTGAGTCCTGATGAGGGAACTCTTTGCTTTGGGTCTGCCTGGCAACTGGAGCGTCATCAGAGAGACACtctgggattggctgaggggcgTGAGCTCGGTGGCCCCAGTGGGGTGGAGAcggggggggcactgggagagactgggatggactgggatggactgagaGGAACTCGGAGTGGGCAAAAGGCTACGGGAAcgggcacagggagggctgagAGGTCTGGGGTGATTCCCAGGGAGGGTTCGAGGGGCTCCAGGGTCATTCCCGGGGCAGGGCCCGAGGGGACCCGCTCTGCCCCAGgctcacctctcctctccacgcTGAACGGGGTACCAAGTTTGTAGTTGGACCGGCAGTACGTGTCCACCTGACCCCGTTTGTACTTCAGATATTCACGGTGGCTGTTGTAGTCTCTGGCCTGGATCTCCCCAAATGGGGTGTCCCCCACATAGACCCCCACATCACTGTCAaaatgcaggagctgctcccggtTGTAGAAGTGCCTCTCCAGGAACCTCACCTCCTCGGTGCTGTTGATGAAATGACACTCCTGTTTTCCCATCCACTggaacacccctgtgtgtgcaggacacgggtcagggggtgcccctttcccccccattatcccccagccccccacagcagggtgggagctcaAGGGaccaccccggacccccctttcccaaccCACTCCGTCCCACGGACGCCCCAGCACCGGCTCTTGAGTGAGGGGAACCCCCTCATCAGTCCCCCGGGGATGGACAGCGGGGTTGGGGACCCCCACAATGTGGATACAACCCCCTCCAGAGCCCCAGGAACTGAACCCCCCACCAGGGCTCAAGGAACACCGAGGGACCCCCATGGCACccccctgcctgctctcccacacccccttgcccccctccctttcccaccgTCCCCCCAATCCCCAGAACCCCACACCCTCACTTTGGGGCTCCAACCCCCTTTCCACTCAGTCCGGCACTTCCGAACCCCCTCCCACTCACTTCTGGGGCTCCCAcaccctcttttctcccctcttttcccccctctttcaCACCCTCTCCTCAttcccgcccccccccccccgctcacccgacagctcctcgcccacagctgggggggctcccagcaccaccagcaccgccagcacggccccagctccccgcacacgctccatgcccagcgccggacagctgctgacagcccaaaaccagccgggcggcgccgttttggggggtttggggcgcgctgggcttggctgagggcgCAGTTGGGGCCCTTTTTTCGAGGCGTCTTCCCggcgactgatgagtcatcagcgcggcgctctgggattgggcgcgggcggcgtgggcgctttgggattggctgagggccgttgggggccccgcggcagccccggggctggggggttcgggggggcCCAGAATTTTGAGGGTCTGAGATGACTCATACCCCCCCATTCCCAAAGTTTTAATGTCTGGGAgtgcccaaacccccctcttcccaGCAGTTTTAGGGTCTGGGAATGACTAAGTCCTCTTTTTCCAATATTCCTCTCTTTGGAATATTCCTTGGGTCagctgggatcagctgtcccagctgtatTTCCTTCCAGGTTCCCTTGCCAGCAGAGTGGtacaaggagcagaaaaggcctttgctctgtgtaagcactgctcagcaataaaaaaaaaatcactctccTTATGTTCACATTCTGGTTTAAAAAAGAGAATCAGCACATTGATAGGAgaggaataatttttaatctaCCTCTTTACGGTGAGAAAGAGGAGGTTTAGTTGGAGGGTTTCCAGGACACTCATTGCTGTTTTACATGGGAGATACAGGAGGACATTCTCCCCTGTTTCTTCTAGTAGAGGTATTTCCAGTTTACACTGGAGCATGTGTTTTCGAACTTTTGAGCCTGATTCAATAGGAATGTGATAGCTTTGGTTAAAGAACTTACACCAGCCAGTAATAATGCAGCTGCCTGTTGGCCCCATGAACCCAATCCAACGTCATGACAGCACTTGGAGCTGTTATGAAGGTTTTGAAAAATCCTAACTCTCTCCACCTCTGATGTTACAAGGGTGTagcaccagagagagaaggGTTCTCAGTTTCATCTAGATTTGTATTGACGTGATCTTGTCATTCCCTCAGacaatgaaatgtttttctttggtaAAAAGCTAAGAGCAAGTAACTGGAGCTAACAAGGACTTCTGGGACTAGACTCACTCTTGAGATTAAGAACTTTCCTAGCTGCTCACTGGTCCTCTCCTCAATCCTCCACAGCCCAGTGCCTCCCTTGGGAGGGACTCAGCTAAACACAAAGGCCTACTTAAAACTTGTTGAAACTCTAGTGCCTTGGGATATATGCATTCAGCATCTTAGAAAGAAACTTCATTGTCTTGAGAAGAGGGAAGCAAGGGCTGTGAGCAAGGCCACAGGGGAAAAACTGGAGAAACTGAAAGACAGAGGCAAATTCAAGCTATTTTTAATCTCAATGACTGAACACTGACATGCTACAATTAGTTACTGATCTGTCCCAATTAGAGGTCAAAATAGTCTGCTTATTAGCACAACACTAATTGTCTTGTTTCAGAGCATATTTGCTGTAAGACCTGTTATTTCCAGGGCTGACTCACATGTCTCTCTGATGACAGAGAAAGACAGTTCTGCGAGGACTTCGGCAAATAGGCTGTCAGAAAGGCATTTGCAAAGGAGGGTCTTCAAGgtcatacaatcacagaatatcctgagtttgAAGTCATTCACAAGGATCGTCGAGTacaactcctgaccctgcacaggataGCCTCAAGAATCATaccatgtgtctgagtgttGTTCAAACAACTCTTGAGCTCAGACAGCCTTGGTGCtttgaccactgccctggggagcatGTTCCAGTGCTCGACCACCCTCTGGACgaagaatctttttttaatatccaacctaaacctcccctgacacagcttcacgCCATTCCCTcggttctgtcactggtcaccagagagaagaatttagtgctgctcctccagtgccCCTCACGAAGAAGCTGCAGACCACAATGAGGTCTTCCCTGAGTTTCTTCCAGGCTGAaaagaccaagtgacctcagtcaTTCCTCATATGGATTCCCCTCTACATGTGTCACCATTTTCATGTCCCTCCTTTGCCGTGTCTCCAATAGCTTTAGatccttcttatattgtggcacccaaaactgctcCAATACTCCAGGTGAGACCACCCCAacgcagagcagagcgggacaatcccctcccttgaccatCCAACAATGCATGACCTGATGCCCCCTGGACACAGTTGGGCCTCCTGGctaccagggcactgctgactcatattcaacttgccattagCCGGGACCTCCCTTTCCACTGTGCTGCTTTCCAACACCTCGCTCCCCAGCCTGTCCGTACATCCTGATCCTAACCCTGACTCTAACCCTaatcctaaccctaacccatCCCAGGTGTAGAATTGGTGCCCTGTTGAACTCcacatggttggtgattgctcctctctctgttttgtccaggtctctctgcagggcctctctgccttctGGGGAGAGAGttaacagctcctcccaatttagtaTCATCTGCAAACCTACTTAGAATCCTTTTGACACCTGTGTCCAAGttgtttatgaagatgttgaagagcactggACCTAAAATGGAATCCTGCAGAACCCCACTTATGACCAGTCGCCAGCCTGTTATAACCCCATTTACTCTTTGTGCCTGActcatgagccaattgctcacacATCACATGAtatgtttatccagctgtggtct is drawn from Pseudopipra pipra isolate bDixPip1 unplaced genomic scaffold, bDixPip1.hap1 HAP1_SCAFFOLD_182, whole genome shotgun sequence and contains these coding sequences:
- the LOC135408103 gene encoding class II histocompatibility antigen, B-L beta chain-like isoform X1, with amino-acid sequence MERVRGAGAVLAVLVVLGAPPAVGEELSGVFQWMGKQECHFINSTEEVRFLERHFYNREQLLHFDSDVGVYVGDTPFGEIQARDYNSHREYLKYKRGQVDTYCRSNYKLGTPFSVERRVPPSVSISLVLSSSQPGPGRLLCSVMDFYPAPVQVRWFQDGQELPEHVVATDVVPNGDWSCQVLVMLEIPPRRGVTYSCQRCHRTPSAARSWWASGASSWAWSSWRWGSASTCGRRAPEPTAAAAPPRGLGPSRDPPVHPHDEFGGSCVPPRPAFILTSDGCSQCSQ
- the LOC135408103 gene encoding uncharacterized protein LOC135408103 isoform X2 → MERVRGAGAVLAVLVVLGAPPAVGEELSGVFQWMGKQECHFINSTEEVRFLERHFYNREQLLHFDSDVGVYVGDTPFGEIQARDYNSHREYLKYKRGQVDTYCRSNYKLGTPFSVERRGEVVPGWAGAAGARGGHRRGPQRGLELPGAGDAGNPPPARGHLQLPGGARQPGAPPQPALGDATGHRPQQDPGGRRGLRLGLGLPGAGARLLPVGEELLSRRRPQPLPVASGPAGTPQSIPTMSLGGRVSPQDLLLF
- the LOC135408103 gene encoding class II histocompatibility antigen, B-L beta chain-like isoform X4; its protein translation is MERVRGAGAVLAVLVVLGAPPAVGEELSGVFQWMGKQECHFINSTEEVRFLERHFYNREQLLHFDSDVGVYVGDTPFGEIQARDYNSHREYLKYKRGQVDTYCRSNYKLGTPFSVERRGEVVPGWAGAAGARGGHRRGPQRGLELPGAGDAGNPPPARGHLQLPEMPPDTVRSKILVGVGGFVLGLVFLALGLGFYLWEKSS
- the LOC135408103 gene encoding class II histocompatibility antigen, B-L beta chain-like isoform X3, producing the protein MERVRGAGAVLAVLVVLGAPPAVGEELSGVFQWMGKQECHFINSTEEVRFLERHFYNREQLLHFDSDVGVYVGDTPFGEIQARDYNSHREYLKYKRGQVDTYCRSNYKLGTPFSVERRVPPSVSISLVLSSSQPGPGRLLCSVMDFYPAPVQVRWFQDGQELPEHVVATDVVPNGDWSCQVLVMLEIPPRRGVTYSCQVEHVSLEHPLSRHWEMPPDTVRSKILVGVGGFVLGLVFLALGLGFYLWEKSS